TGCTCCTGGACGCCGGAATCGACCCCCGTGAGGCCTTCAACAAGCTCGACGGCCACAACCGGCGCTACGCCCCGGCCGTGGACTCCGAGGGCCGTCTCGCGGGCATCCTGACCCGTAAGGGCGCCCTGCGCGCCACGCTGTACACGCCCGCGCTGGACGCCGACGGCAAGCTGCGCATAGCGGCCGCCGTCGGGATCAACGGCGACGTGGCGGGCAAGGCCAAGCAGCTGCTCGACGCGGGCGTCGACACCCTCGTCATCGACACGGCGCACGGCCACCAGGAGTCGATGATCGCCGCCATCCGGACCGTGCGGTCGCTCGACCCGCAGGTGCCGATCGTCGCGGGCAACATCGTCGCCGCCGAAGGTGTGCGGGACCTGATCGAGGCCGGCGCCGACATCATCAAGGTCGGTGTCGGACCGGGCGCGATGTGCACCACCCGCATGATGACCGGCGTCGGCCGGCCGCAGTTCTCCGCGGTGCTGGAGTGCGCGGCCGAGGCGAAGAAGTACGGCAAGCACGTGTGGGCCGACGGCGGTGTCCGGCACCCGCGTGACGTCGCCATGGCGCTCGCCGCCGGCGCGTCCAACGTGATGATCGGGTCCTGGTTCGCGGGGACGTACGAGTCGCCGGGCGACCTCCAGCAGGACGCCGGCGGGCGGCTGTACAAGGAGTCCTTCGGCATGGCCTCCGCGCGTGCCGTGCGCAACCGTACGTCCGAGGAGTCGTCCTACGACCGTGCCCGCAAGGCGCTGTTCGAGGAGGGCATCTCCACCTCCCGCATGTTCCTCGACCCGGCCCGGCCCGGCGTGGAGGACCTGATCGACTCGATCATCGCGGGCGTGCGGTCGTCCTGCACCTACGCGGGCGCCGGCTCCCTGGAGGAGTTCGCCGAGAAGGCCGTCGTCGGCATCCAGAGCGCCGCCGGCTACGCCGAGGGCAAGCCGCTGCACGCCAGCTGGAGCTGACGCCTCGTCAATATTGTTTTGTACGGCCCCTGTTGTCCCGCACGCCGGGATGGCGGGGGCCGTTTCGCGTGCCGGTTCCCGCCGGACGGCTCGGCTCCTGCCGTGTTCGGGCGGCTGCGGGTGCGTGGGGGTTGTTAGCGCAGTTCCCCGCGCCCCTTCAGGTGCGTGCGGAGAACGCGCCTTCAGGGGCGCGGGGAACTGCGCGACGGGCCCCCGATCGCCCGCACCTTGCAACGGTCGAAAGCCCCCCTGCAACGAAACCCCACCCAGCCGCCAGACACGCAATGATCATGCGGGCACACGCAAGGTTGCTGCATTTCACCAGCAACGTCACTCCTCGTAGGCTGTCGCCTCGTACGTGGCGTGGCAGGGACCCCGCTCGGTGGGTCCCTGTCGCCAGGGGTGCCGCTGGTCCCTGTCGCCCTGAACGGCAGCGATAAGGAGCCAGCGCGTGCTCGACCAAGGCGCACCCCCGCAGTCCCCAGGCCAGAAAGCCGCCCCCGCGTCCCCGGGCGTCGGCGCGCGCCTGATGCGTCGCAAGCCCGTGGAACACCTGGTCGCAGAGGGTGGCCAGGGCGACGGAGGGTCCCTGCGACGCTCCCTCGGCCTGTGGCAGCTCACCATGATCAGCATCGGTGCCACCCTCGGCACCGGCATCTTCGTCGTCCTCGGCGACGCCGTCCCGGAGGCCGGTCCCGCGGTCACGCTGGCCTTCGTGATCGCCGGTCTCACGGCGCTGTTCTCGGCCCTGTCCTACGCCGAACTGGCCGGCAGCATCCCGGTCGCGGGCTCCTCCTACTCGTATGCGTACGCAACGATGGGTGAGCTGGTCGCCTGGGTCTGCGGCTGGTGTCTGGTGCTGGAGTACGGCGTCTCGGTGGCCGCCGTCGCCGTCGGCTGGGGCGAGTACCTCAACGAACTGCTCGACGGGACGATAGGCGTCACCATCCCGTCCGTGCTGTCCTCCGCGCCCGGCGAGGGCGGGATCATCAACCTGCCCGCGCTGATCGTCGTGATGCTGGCGATGGTGTTCCTGCTCGGCGGCGTCCGCGAGTCCGCCCGGGCCAACACGATCATGGTCGCCGTCAAGATCGTCGCGCTGGTGCTGTTCTGCGCGGTCGGCTTCATGGGCTTCAAGTCCGGCAACTACGAGGACTTCATGCCGCTCGGCATGGCCGGCGTGAGTGCCGCGGGCGCCACCCTGTTCTTCTCCTACATCGGCTTCGACGCCGCCTCCACCGCCGGTGAGGAGGCCAAGGACCCCAAGCGGGACCTGCCGAAGGCGATCATGCTCTCGCTGATCATCGTGACCGCGCTGTACGTCCTCGTCGCGGGTGTCGCCGTCGGCGCCTGGAACTGGACCAAGTTCGAGGGTTCCGAGGCCTCCCTCGCCGCGATCATGAACGACGTCAGCGGCCAGTCCTACTGGGGCACTCTCCTCGCCCTCGGCGCCGTCATCTCCATCGCGAGCGTCGTCCTGACCGTGCTCTACGGCCAGACCCGCATCCTCTTCGCCATGTCCCGTGACGGCCTGGTGCCCAAGGCGCTCGGCAAGGTCCACGCGAAGACCGGCGCGCCGCGCCTCAACACCGTCATCGTGTCCGTGTTCTGCGGCGCCCTCGCGGCCCTCATACCGCTGGGCAAGCTCGTCGACGCCACCAGCATCGGCACGCTGTTCGCCTTCGCGCTGGTCAACATCGCGGTGATCGTGCTGCGCGTGAAGCGGCCGGAGCTCGAGCGCACGTTCAGGGTGCCGTTCGGGCCGGTGCTGCCGGTGCTGGGCTTCCTGTTCTGCGCGTACAACATGTTCAGCCTCGACACCGTCACCTGGGTGGTCTTCGGGTGCTGGATGGCCGCCGGTCTCGTGTTCTACTTCCTGTACGGCTACCGCCGTTCCCGTCTTGCCACGTCAGAAGTGAAGTGAACCACCCGCAGTGCTGAACGATCTCGACGAACGCATCGTGCACGCCCTCGCCGAGGACGCCCGCCGCTCCTACGCGGACATCGGGCAACTCGTCGGCCTGTCCGCGCCCGCCGTGAAACGGCGCGTGGACCGGCTGCGTGCCACCGGAGCCATCACCGGATTCACCGTGCGGGTGGATCCGTCGGCCCTCGGCTGGGAGACCGAAGGGTTCGTCGAGATCTACTGCCGGCACAACACCTCGCCGGAGACGATTCGGCGGGGACTCGAGCGGTATCAGGAGGTCGTGGCCGCGTCCACCGTCACCGGTGAGGCGGATGCGGTGGTGCAGGTCTTCGCCTCTGACATGCGGCATTTCGAGCGGGTGCTCGAGCGGATCGCCGGGGAGCCGTTCGTGGAGCGGACCAAGTCCGTGCTGGTGCTGTCGCCGTTGTTGCGGCGGTTCTCTTCCGGGTCGCCGACCTAGTTTTTCGGGTGCGGCTGGGTGGGGGCTTGTCGCGCAGTTCCCCGCGCCCCTAAAGAAGGGCGTCGTTGCGGAGCTTTCTCAGAATGCGCCGGACGATCAGAGCGTGGGCGCCCGTCCCTATGACGAGGCGTCGGTAGACGGCACCCGCCGGGCCCGGAAAGGTGGCCCTTGTCTCGGCCCGCAGGCGGGTGTGGCCCTGGTCCGTCTCGTCCAAGTGGAAGATCAGGGCGTATCGCGAGAAGGGGTGGTGGCCGACCAGGGCCAGCTCCTGGCCCGGCGTCGACACGGCCACCCGGAATCCTCGGGCGCCCTTCATCCGGGCGGTCAGTTCGTGCCAGACGGCGTCCGCGTTCGTCTCGACGGTCGTCGCGTGCTCGTCGACGAACGGCAGGGCGGGGATCTCGGTGGCGTCCATGGGGGAAGTCTCGCCCGCCCGCCACGCCGCTGCCTCCTCCCGCAGGCGGACCCGCACAGCCGAATGGCGGAGGGCGTCAGTCGGCCGTCTTCCTGGCCAGGGCGTTGTTGTCGATCGAGTTGTGGACGCTGAAGCTCACCGCGTCCGAGCGGTAGCGGTCGTCCGACCACTCCACCGGGCGGCCCTCGCGGGTCGTCGTCACGCGTCGTACCCGCAGCAGCGGACTCGTGCGGCGGATGCCCAGCAACTCGGCGTCCTGGGCGCCCGCCGACACCGCGTCGATGACGTGCTCGCCGTAGGCGAAGACCAACCCCGTGTCCTCGTACAGGCGTTGGGTGACCGACGCGCAGTCGGGCTCTATGGACTCGACGGCCGGCGAGATCCAGTCCGCGTAGACGGTGCGCTCCAGCAGGACCGGTTCGCCGTCCAGGCCGCGCATCCGCAGGACGTGCAACACCGGGGTGCCGGCGGACAGTTGGAGGCGTACCGCGTCCTCCTTCGTCGCCGGGTGGTACTCCTGCGAGACCACATGGCCGGTCGCCTCCCGGCCCATCGCGTTCGCCCACTGGGCGAAGCTGCGCAGCTCCGCGAAGCTCTGGCTGCGGCGGCTGGCCAGGACCACCCGGCGGGCGCCCTGGCGCGAACCGATGAGGCCCTCGGCGGTCAGTGCCGCGACGGCCTGGCGGACCGTGCCGCGCGAGACGCCGTACCGGGCCGCGAGGTCCGTCTCGGCGGGCAGCAGCGAGCCGACCGTGTACTCCTCGCGGTCGATCGCCTGACGCAGTTCGTCGGCGATCTCCTCGTGTCGCGCCGTCATGCTTCCCCTCTGAGTCCGTTGCTGTGCACAGCGTG
The DNA window shown above is from Streptomyces chartreusis and carries:
- a CDS encoding GuaB1 family IMP dehydrogenase-related protein — its product is MRFLNDIQPPYDLTYDDVFMVPSRSAVGSRQGVDLSAPDGTGTTIPLVVANMTAIAGRRMAETMARRGGLVVIPQDIPIEVVTEVVGWVKSRHHVLDTPIVLAPHQTVADALALLPKRAHNAGVVVDENQRPVGVVTDEDLSGVDRFTQLEVVMSRDLLLLDAGIDPREAFNKLDGHNRRYAPAVDSEGRLAGILTRKGALRATLYTPALDADGKLRIAAAVGINGDVAGKAKQLLDAGVDTLVIDTAHGHQESMIAAIRTVRSLDPQVPIVAGNIVAAEGVRDLIEAGADIIKVGVGPGAMCTTRMMTGVGRPQFSAVLECAAEAKKYGKHVWADGGVRHPRDVAMALAAGASNVMIGSWFAGTYESPGDLQQDAGGRLYKESFGMASARAVRNRTSEESSYDRARKALFEEGISTSRMFLDPARPGVEDLIDSIIAGVRSSCTYAGAGSLEEFAEKAVVGIQSAAGYAEGKPLHASWS
- a CDS encoding GntR family transcriptional regulator is translated as MTARHEEIADELRQAIDREEYTVGSLLPAETDLAARYGVSRGTVRQAVAALTAEGLIGSRQGARRVVLASRRSQSFAELRSFAQWANAMGREATGHVVSQEYHPATKEDAVRLQLSAGTPVLHVLRMRGLDGEPVLLERTVYADWISPAVESIEPDCASVTQRLYEDTGLVFAYGEHVIDAVSAGAQDAELLGIRRTSPLLRVRRVTTTREGRPVEWSDDRYRSDAVSFSVHNSIDNNALARKTAD
- a CDS encoding Lrp/AsnC family transcriptional regulator, yielding MLNDLDERIVHALAEDARRSYADIGQLVGLSAPAVKRRVDRLRATGAITGFTVRVDPSALGWETEGFVEIYCRHNTSPETIRRGLERYQEVVAASTVTGEADAVVQVFASDMRHFERVLERIAGEPFVERTKSVLVLSPLLRRFSSGSPT
- a CDS encoding amino acid permease; this encodes MLDQGAPPQSPGQKAAPASPGVGARLMRRKPVEHLVAEGGQGDGGSLRRSLGLWQLTMISIGATLGTGIFVVLGDAVPEAGPAVTLAFVIAGLTALFSALSYAELAGSIPVAGSSYSYAYATMGELVAWVCGWCLVLEYGVSVAAVAVGWGEYLNELLDGTIGVTIPSVLSSAPGEGGIINLPALIVVMLAMVFLLGGVRESARANTIMVAVKIVALVLFCAVGFMGFKSGNYEDFMPLGMAGVSAAGATLFFSYIGFDAASTAGEEAKDPKRDLPKAIMLSLIIVTALYVLVAGVAVGAWNWTKFEGSEASLAAIMNDVSGQSYWGTLLALGAVISIASVVLTVLYGQTRILFAMSRDGLVPKALGKVHAKTGAPRLNTVIVSVFCGALAALIPLGKLVDATSIGTLFAFALVNIAVIVLRVKRPELERTFRVPFGPVLPVLGFLFCAYNMFSLDTVTWVVFGCWMAAGLVFYFLYGYRRSRLATSEVK